From one Felis catus isolate Fca126 chromosome E2, F.catus_Fca126_mat1.0, whole genome shotgun sequence genomic stretch:
- the PLAUR gene encoding urokinase plasminogen activator surface receptor isoform X2 yields MGRPLLLSLLLLLFQTCIPASWGLQCMLCGRTGKCQVEECAPGQDLCRTTFMRMWEGDELEVVERGCAHPEKSNRTMSYRTGVKIITLTEAVCGSDLCNRPRAGRPPTFPRTRSRYLECVSCASSDLSCERGWVQSLQCRSPGEQCLEVVTHRTLEGSPRDEHHTRGCGNLPGCPGPTGFHNNHTFHFLQCCNTTKCNGGPVVELQNLPLNGLQCYSCEGNSTHGCSSEETSLTACRGPMSQCLEATGSNGLGNPSYTVRGCATPSWCQSLHVAEAFSLTHLNVSCCSGNGCNHPVLDRQPRTGGAPRRGPAHLSLTVTLLLSARLWGGTLLWT; encoded by the exons ATGGGCCGCCCGCTGCTGCtgtcgctgctgctgctgctgtttcagACCTGCATTCCAG cctcctgggGCCTGCAGTGCATGCTGTGTGGGAGGACCGGGAAGTGCCAGGTGGAAGAGTGTGCCCCGGGCCAGGACCTCTGCAGGACCACCTTCATGCGCATGTGGGAAG GTGACGAGCTGGAGGTGGTGGAGAGAGGCTGTGCTCACCCAGAGAAAAGCAACAGGACCATGAGCTATCGGACAGGCGTGAAGATCATCACTCTTACGGAGGCCGTGTGTGGGTCTGACTTGTGCAACCGACCCAGAGCTG GTCGGCCTCCCACCTTTCCCCGAACCCGAAGCCGTTACCTTGAATGTGTTTCCTGCGCCTCATCAGACCTGAGCTGTGAGAGAGGCTGGGTCCAGAGCCTGCAATGCCGCAGCCCTGGAGAACAGTGCCTGGAGGTGGTGACCCACCGGACCCTGGAAG GCAGTCCAAGGGATGAGCACCACACCCGCGGCTGTGGCAACCTTCCTGGCTGCCCGGGCCCCACCGGCTTCCACAACAACCACACCTTCCATTTCCTGCAGTGCTGTAACACCACCAAATGCAACGGGGGTCCAG TTGTGGAGCTTCAAAACCTGCCTCTGAATGGCCTCCAGTGTTACAGCTGTGAGGGGAACAGCACCCATGGATGTTCCTCCGAAGAGACTTCCCTGACTGCCTGCCGTGGCCCCATGAGTCAATGTCTGGAAGCCACTGGCAGTAATG GCCTGGGCAACCCAAGCTACACAGTGAGAGGCTGTGCAACCCCCTCATGGTGCCAAAGTCTCCACGTGGCTGAAGCCTTCAGCCTGACCCATCTTAACGTCTCCTGCTGTTCTGGAAACGGCTGTAACCATCCAGTCCTGGATCGCCAGCCACGCACGGGGGGTGCCCCCCGGCGTGGTCCTGCCCACCTCAGCCTCACCGTCACCCTGCTTCTAAGTGCCAGACTATGGGGGGGCACTCTCCTCTGGACCTGA
- the PLAUR gene encoding urokinase plasminogen activator surface receptor isoform X1, which translates to MGRPLLLSLLLLLFQTCIPASWGLQCMLCGRTGKCQVEECAPGQDLCRTTFMRMWEVGDELEVVERGCAHPEKSNRTMSYRTGVKIITLTEAVCGSDLCNRPRAGRPPTFPRTRSRYLECVSCASSDLSCERGWVQSLQCRSPGEQCLEVVTHRTLEGSPRDEHHTRGCGNLPGCPGPTGFHNNHTFHFLQCCNTTKCNGGPVVELQNLPLNGLQCYSCEGNSTHGCSSEETSLTACRGPMSQCLEATGSNGLGNPSYTVRGCATPSWCQSLHVAEAFSLTHLNVSCCSGNGCNHPVLDRQPRTGGAPRRGPAHLSLTVTLLLSARLWGGTLLWT; encoded by the exons ATGGGCCGCCCGCTGCTGCtgtcgctgctgctgctgctgtttcagACCTGCATTCCAG cctcctgggGCCTGCAGTGCATGCTGTGTGGGAGGACCGGGAAGTGCCAGGTGGAAGAGTGTGCCCCGGGCCAGGACCTCTGCAGGACCACCTTCATGCGCATGTGGGAAG TAGGTGACGAGCTGGAGGTGGTGGAGAGAGGCTGTGCTCACCCAGAGAAAAGCAACAGGACCATGAGCTATCGGACAGGCGTGAAGATCATCACTCTTACGGAGGCCGTGTGTGGGTCTGACTTGTGCAACCGACCCAGAGCTG GTCGGCCTCCCACCTTTCCCCGAACCCGAAGCCGTTACCTTGAATGTGTTTCCTGCGCCTCATCAGACCTGAGCTGTGAGAGAGGCTGGGTCCAGAGCCTGCAATGCCGCAGCCCTGGAGAACAGTGCCTGGAGGTGGTGACCCACCGGACCCTGGAAG GCAGTCCAAGGGATGAGCACCACACCCGCGGCTGTGGCAACCTTCCTGGCTGCCCGGGCCCCACCGGCTTCCACAACAACCACACCTTCCATTTCCTGCAGTGCTGTAACACCACCAAATGCAACGGGGGTCCAG TTGTGGAGCTTCAAAACCTGCCTCTGAATGGCCTCCAGTGTTACAGCTGTGAGGGGAACAGCACCCATGGATGTTCCTCCGAAGAGACTTCCCTGACTGCCTGCCGTGGCCCCATGAGTCAATGTCTGGAAGCCACTGGCAGTAATG GCCTGGGCAACCCAAGCTACACAGTGAGAGGCTGTGCAACCCCCTCATGGTGCCAAAGTCTCCACGTGGCTGAAGCCTTCAGCCTGACCCATCTTAACGTCTCCTGCTGTTCTGGAAACGGCTGTAACCATCCAGTCCTGGATCGCCAGCCACGCACGGGGGGTGCCCCCCGGCGTGGTCCTGCCCACCTCAGCCTCACCGTCACCCTGCTTCTAAGTGCCAGACTATGGGGGGGCACTCTCCTCTGGACCTGA